Below is a genomic region from Brassica oleracea var. oleracea cultivar TO1000 chromosome C9, BOL, whole genome shotgun sequence.
TAACATTTATTGCTCTCTCTCTTTCACTCTCTGACTCTGTTTTTTCCTCTGTTCTATGTGCAATACAGAGCATTGAAGTGATGTCAGACTCAGACCGTTAATTTTCAAAAAAAAAACAAAGTCAAGGAACACGACGAGCATACAGAACAGACTTTCTCTAATCATAGCATGGGTTGATCAAAAGGTACGATCTTTAAACATGGGTTCGATTCTAATCTCAGAGGCTTCTTCTCTTGGTCTCCACTTCCCAGTGAGTTTGGAGCAGAAGAAGGACTAAGTTTCGGTGGAGGAGCTGAACAAACTGGGATCACTGATCTAATATGAACAGCTGGAGCTAGTTTCTGAAACTCTCCTCCTCCTACAAACATTTCTGGAAATGGCAGAAGCTTGCTGTAACAGTTTGTTCTCTCCATTGATGACGACGATATTATCCCTGCATGTTCTTGAGACTTCTCTAGCAATGATTTGACTCTGGATTGTTGTTGTTGGAGATTCAATCTTGATGGTAATGTTTGGTGGTGTTTCAATGATGATGATGAAGGTTCGTTGGTGTAGGGATTGATCAATCTGAGCTTCTCAGACAAAAACTCTCTTGTGGTTGTTGTTTCTTGTCGGATTGCTCTTCTTCTTGAGTGATGTTGTTCTCTTCTTTTAACTTCTTTTGGTCTAAATCTTGAGAGGACTCTTGCAACTACCTCTCTTTCTTTCTCTTCTTCACCTCTCTTCTCTACCGGAGAGTCCATGCTTGGCACTGTGTGGAGACATTAACAAGATTGAATATTTATTAATTATCAAATTGATTTTAAAAAAAGTTTTTGAGTATTAGTTCACTTCTTCTCAAGGAGAACCAAGCTGTGATGGCAGCATTCTTCTCAGCTTGCTTCTTAGTCTTTGCTGATTCTCCAATAAAACTCATTCCAGCAAGCTCCACGGTGCAAGAGAACGTTGGGATGTGACCGGGTCCTGATCTCACACTTGTGTAAACCGGTAGTTCAAGACCAGCTCTATGCGCTGTCTCTTGAAGCAGGTTCTTGTAGATCCCTGTCTCATCCTTAGAAAGAACAAATCAAATGAGATGAGAGATGGAGAGAAGAACAGTGCATGCGTTTTGAGGGAAAAGACACTTACAAGAACTCTAGCAGTTAGAGACTTTGAAGGACCCTTTGAAGAGAGAGCAATGAGAGCAACTTCAGCAGCTGTGTGTTCAGCTTGTCTGAGTGTAGAACAATAAGTGGGGCTTTCAAACATTTCACCGTTGAAGTTTACACAAGCTTTGAACCTTGGAGCATGGTCTGGTCCTTCCCTTGTGCAAGTATATGATGGGAGGTTGAAACAGCTTCTCTGTGCAAGCTCTTGCAACTGATTCTTATACATTTCTTGGTCTTGAGAAGAAGAGGGAAAGGAGTAGTAGAAAACTCAAAATCAAACCTCAACTTTATCCCTCAAAATTAGTATTTAAGATTTGGTGTGTCTCTTTATAAATGAACAGAAGAGCTTGTCTCTCTCTCATGTGATGGAGTTAAGTCTCTGCAGTGTTAAAAGTGAAATTTAGATGACAGAGAGATAAAGATGAAAAGAATGGTTTCAGAGGTTGTGGCTCCGTAACAAATAATAGGGGTGGTCACTTTACCTGATATCTGAAGCCTGAACCCAATCCGAAAAACCCGAACCGAAATCTAAACCGAAGTAGCAAAATATCCGAACGGATATTGAATTAGAAGATATTGGATATCCGAACCCGAACAGGTAAATATCCGAACCCTAATGGATATCCGAAGATAACCGAACATATGTATAATTTACCTTATATTTCTAGTTTATATCTCTCATTTTATATAAAATATTTATATTGATACTACACGTACTTTAAGTTCATATGATATACATACAATTACGGAGAAAATGATTTGCTACTCACTTAAACTGCATATCAAACTTTTTATTTCAAGAATTAACAAAAAGTTACATTCAAAATTTAAAAAACAATAACCAAATTAATGCTTTTTAGTTTCAAAATGTTATGTCCAAATCTATTGACCATTCAATCTATTAAAAATAAAAAATTAGTTAAGTGAAAGTTATATTTTTAAATACAAGAAATTTGAGAAATGAAAAATTTAATATTTTTTTTCAAAATCTAAATATCCGAACCCGATCCGAAATAACCGAATATGAACTAAAAATATCCGAACCCGACCCGAAGTTCAGAAATACCTGAATGGGTTCTACACCTCTATACCGAATATCCGATCCGAACCCGAACGGGTATCCGAACGCCCATCTCTAACAAATAAAGCGTTCCTAATAAAGAGGCTACTAAATGATAATAGTGACATTTCAATTGTACTATGGTCCATTTTATATTGTTACTATGTACGTATATATGTCATGTGTCAATACCACATGCAAATCTGTCATGTGTCAACAATACCACATGCAAATCTTATTGTCTCTCTTTAAAGATCCTGTCTTTATGATCTGATGTTTATATTGAAAGCTTAGATTGTTTTCATTTCATGAAAATTTAATTTAATCTCCATAACTCATTTGGAGTTTTGGACATTTTATTGACTATCTACAACCCCAACCCCAACCCCAACTTGTTCTAAAAATGTAACAAATCTTTCTTAAAATTTTAAATATTTTTATTAAATAACACATTAATTAATTTTGTAATTAGTAATATAATATTATTATAAATCAATGTTAACTAAAATTTATTATAAAACAAGAAAATAAAAATTCTATACTATTTTTTATAAATTCTATAATTATATTATGTATTATATAGTATATAAAATAGAAGTGCTATATGAATTAAATATGACAAAATTATATTAAATAAGTAAATTAAAAAAAGTTATTTTTCAATTGCTTCATTTAAATAAATTATCACTCACCATTAAAACGGGTTAAAATTTGTAAACTATATAATCTTTTATACAAAAATAAATTTATTAACATATATTAAACTTTTATATCTATAACTATATATTATCATTTTATTTATTTTGAAACTCTCAACAACATATTGTTGAAAAATGTTTATATACAAAAATATAATAGTATATAATAACCTTTAGATCATATACTATTTTAAAAACATGCTATTAGAAAACTTTGAAATTTTAGTAATTCATTTAAAATATTAATGAAAAAACAAATTATAACTATAATTTTTTTTTAATTATAACAAAATCTGTTTAAATTTTTTTAGAAAATATTACCAAAAATTCAAATATTTTTTTATAAAATAATATATTAACTAGATTTTACTCGCACTTCCGTGCGAATATTTTTCATTTTATAAATATATTTAATATTATTACAAATATTTTAAATATATAATTTCTATTTTAATCTTATATATTGTGTAACTCTATAATATTATTGTTTATATTTCTTATTTGGCATTGTTAATATATTATTTTATAAAAAATATATAACATTAAAATAGAAATTATATAGTATTAAAAATGTCAAATAAAAATATAAACAATAATATTATAGAGTTAGACAATATATAATACTAAAATAAAAATTATATATTTAAAACAATTTTAATAATATTAAATATATTTATAAAATGGAAAATATCCGCACAAAAATGTAATTTAAAATCTAGTTATGCATCAATCGCAGAGCCATGCTTATAATTCAGTTTCAGCTTCTTGGTGATAACAGAGAAACTTTTTGTCTATACATTTTTTTTTTTCTTTTGTTTAACAATAAATCATATATATATATATATATATATATAGTTAAATCATCTAAATGTATGAACACAACTAAAAAAGAACTGTCTGAAAATTTCAGAAGTTCACTCATACCAACAAGTAAAACAACACACCAATTCAACCTTTTTGCTTACTACAACAAACCCAACATAAACTCTTCTCCTCCACAAACCACAACCTTGCAATAACTGATTTTAATCTGAATAATCCAACACAAAAAAAAAAGCATTTGAAGATTAAAAAAAAAAGAAGAAAACCACCTCTCAGACTTCCTCTAAACCCTGTATCCACCATCCCTGAACTTCATCTCTGTTCTGTCTTTCTTCCGTGCTAAACCGCGTGTATCTGACTATGTAGGCCGGTTCTCAGTCACTAGACCGCTTCCACTGCTGCTTCCTCCACCGTTCTGGTTCTGTTCCACTACTCTGGCTGCTAACGCCATAACTTCTGGTGACATATCCCAGCTCCCGCTTTTCCTTCCCCAGCTTGACCGCCTCGTACCAGGCCTATCACTTTGTTCATCAACCGTTGTCCTAACATCCGGAGACAGCTCACCTAACTCACCGTCCCTAACATGTAACCGTTCATCGTTACCATTTTTGGCGTCACCATGCTCTGAACCCATGTCTGCCCAAACAGCTTTCCTCCCCATTTCAATGTCATCATTGGCTTTACCCATGTTCGGACTCATGAACCCGCCTGCTACAGATCTTGGAGGCAACGGACCTTCACGGTGGACCATAGCTCTAAAGTCATTCTTTGAAGGAGGGATAGCTGATGTAAACGTTTCTCTGAAGTTATTAACCACTCCCTTGTTATGTGGGTTGCTTCTCCGATCATATCTGTATCGAAAATTCTCATATGTAGTCTGCAAAAGACAATAAAATCAACTTATCAAAAAAGATTACTAAAGAGATGATAAGAGGATTGAATTGGTTAGCAATAATATAACCTGGTTTGTGCTGATGAGATACAGATGGAAAGCTGTTAAGCCAGCCACGAACCACATGGCTATGAATGTGTAAACTATCAGAACAATGGAGGCAGGAGTTTTGAGCATCGCCTTCCAAATAGTTGTATGCTCTGACTCCATGATCTTCCTTATGTAAACCCAGCAGAAGGCAAACACATATACACAGAGAAGCGTCGTTGAGAAGATAAACATGAAGAAGAATCTGTAGTTCCTCTGCAACGCACACCATTGAGAGAAATATAAGATGGTTATTTGAAAATTATAGTTTTATGTGGATGTTTTTGTGACTTACCAGACCAATACATTGGCCAACCCAAGGGCAGTGATGGTCAAACTTTTCAACGCAGTTGTTGCAAATAGAGCAGTGGGAGCAGCGAGGCGGCCTGTAGAGCATGCAGGTGTCGCAGTACTTGACCTTGAATGTGACTCCATTAACCTCTACTTCCTTAACGCGAGG
It encodes:
- the LOC106315761 gene encoding double-stranded RNA-binding protein 3 gives rise to the protein MYKNQLQELAQRSCFNLPSYTCTREGPDHAPRFKACVNFNGEMFESPTYCSTLRQAEHTAAEVALIALSSKGPSKSLTARVLDETGIYKNLLQETAHRAGLELPVYTSVRSGPGHIPTFSCTVELAGMSFIGESAKTKKQAEKNAAITAWFSLRRMPSMDSPVEKRGEEEKEREVVARVLSRFRPKEVKRREQHHSRRRAIRQETTTTREFLSEKLRLINPYTNEPSSSSLKHHQTLPSRLNLQQQQSRVKSLLEKSQEHAGIISSSSMERTNCYSKLLPFPEMFVGGGEFQKLAPAVHIRSVIPVCSAPPPKLSPSSAPNSLGSGDQEKKPLRLESNPCLKIVPFDQPML
- the LOC106313004 gene encoding probable protein S-acyltransferase 7, whose product is MYVVPPPERSGSGSNGDLRVYQTWKGSNIFFLQGRFVFGPDVRSLALTICLIAVPVTIFCIFVARNLMDDFSDNWGVSIVAVAVVFTIYDIILLLLTSGRDPGIIPRNAHPPEPEPLDSSNMDAGAGQTPQLRLPRVKEVEVNGVTFKVKYCDTCMLYRPPRCSHCSICNNCVEKFDHHCPWVGQCIGLRNYRFFFMFIFSTTLLCVYVFAFCWVYIRKIMESEHTTIWKAMLKTPASIVLIVYTFIAMWFVAGLTAFHLYLISTNQTTYENFRYRYDRRSNPHNKGVVNNFRETFTSAIPPSKNDFRAMVHREGPLPPRSVAGGFMSPNMGKANDDIEMGRKAVWADMGSEHGDAKNGNDERLHVRDGELGELSPDVRTTVDEQSDRPGTRRSSWGRKSGSWDMSPEVMALAARVVEQNQNGGGSSSGSGLVTENRPT